The genomic stretch AGGAGGAATTGCATCAGCATCATAAACACAGTGAAAGGGTGGCTCTTGTCCAGGGAGGTCCATTTCTGGCCTGGCTACATGGCCTCAGGGCCTGGTGGCAGTTTGAAGAGTCTGGCTGCGGACACGAGCTTGCTTATGTGTCTCTCCTCGGTGATGCCGGCCTCCTGAAGGCAAGTGTGGGACAGAGAAGGCACTTGGCCCAGTGTGCTGAAGCCCGCTTCCGTGAGGGCGCTGGCGTACATGGGCAGGCCGATGGAAACCAGCCAATCCGACACGGACGAAACGCAGCCGGGAGAGAGGGGCTTTCTACAGATTTCTGTGAGTCCACCACTTGGGATCTggataaacaaagaaagaaattttataaagACTTGACAAGTGCCACTGGAGAGCTCTTTCTCATTTGCCTAAAAGGGACAGTGTTGAAATCTACTATTACTAGACTATCAGAAAGTGATAATGCTAGGGGATGTCAGAGCCCACGACTAGCATCAAGAACTCTTTCTTGACTTCTCAAAGGTGAGACAAATCCACAAGGAAGTGTTTGAGGTTCCAGAAGGTACTTGGAATTAGATCTAACCCCAATGATGTGTATAAGTCTCCAAACTGTAAGCATTTATACTTCTGGCCATTTTTGTGTCCTGGTGGTGACACTCTTCAACCAATGATCCCTATGGTGACTGAAGAGGCAAACCTATGTGAAAGTGTGAAAATGAAGAGACTCAGTGCTTCACTTTATAAAGCAGATTTTCTTCCATATTTTGAATCTACATTAACAACCAGAAAACTAAACATGTAATCAACATAGttataaagaactaaaaatataataaatgttgGCTAGGGCAGGGAATTTATACTTGACTTCTGAGAAGGCCGAGTGCTACACCTTTCAGAAAGGCAGTTTACTCCCAAATGTGCAAATTCTTGAGAGAGTTTGAGCAGTCTTGATGAAGCATAAATCCTCTTGAAGGAATATATCCTCAGAAATTAACCCTGAAATCTATAGAAATTTATTAACCAGGATGTTCTTCACtcgattatttaaaataaaaagttgaggGGGGGAATCTAAATGTTTCAACAGTGAGGAACTACTACACACCTACTAGAACACACACCTACTGGAACACTTTGAAATCTTGATAATATAAAAGGAATTTTAGTAACAGACAAATAGATTCATGATCTGATAACTAAAAACAAAGCTTCAAAACTGCACATGTATTATCAATGTGCAGAGCAATGGCTAGCTGGACTTTTTCACAGGGCTAGGATTATGGATAATtctctttctaaaatttatttataaaacttagTAAGTTGAATACGTATTACTTTGCCCAAGGTGTCTCTCTTCGATAGCTACAGTGAACCCTTGGGCTGCTCAGCGGTGGCCAGAGAGTTCACCATGAAGCTCCATAGCTGAATGGACTTTAAGAcactggggagaagggagccCGAAGTGTGGGCTGCTCACCGCCATGCGGTGCTGCTTCCGAAGCAGCTTCACACGGATCTGGTCCATGTTGGTGGCAACGTCCCTCTCAGGCTGATCTAAGTCTTCTGCGTATCTCTGTACCAGGGCCTCGGGAATCCCACAGCGGCCATGCTGCGGGAGAGAACAGACGTCTGTGATCAAGGGTTGCAAGGATCTTTTACCTTCTCTAAGAGCAGCAAACATAAGCAGGATAAGACTTTTAGCTACTAGAAAACAGGACCAAAAGTTTTCAtttcaagtgaatttttttttttttagggacaGGATGCATGTTTCAGAGATACTTTTACATCTTAATTTTTTAGATAGTGATGAGCTCtagaaaaatgttttgaaatacaGTTAAAGCAGAACACAATCATCCTATATTTTGGGGGGGTCCAACACCCTTATCTCACTCTACCTGATCATTTTACAAAATGTTACTGAAGACCGTCTTCTAAACTGGCAAACTTGTGCTCTACAGAGAGTCTACTGTTTGTGCCTCAATTTGGAAAGTTGTACTGCTCTACATCACTAGACCAGCCAGCATTTACTGTACAGTAGAATTCCCACTACTCTCCACTCAAAGGGGTTCATTCACTGAATATCAAGAAGACAGAAGAGGAGTATTTTATTGTAAGACATTCGTGGTCATACGTTTATAACAAAGCCTCCCAGGAATGCATTACAACAAAACCTGCATTTTCAGGAGTAACATGCacacatacctacatacataaacatacagcTACACCTATTTATTGTCATGTGTTTGTCTTCAAAGTCACTTTGGTACTGGATCTgctctttttttcaattgagagATGAATTTTCATTACAGATCTCAACTTTTGGGTACAATAGGGTATTTATTCTGTATAATCTTTTCCCCCATTACCCACACAGATAATGATACAGTACGGTTATTACATCTGAATAGTACTCTACAATTTTCAAAGTATTCATTTTGCATGCTCTTTTTAATATCCCCAGGAGGTAGTTATGCAGgttattattaatttcatttcacACAGGGAAATGAAATGGAGGTTTGTTCATGTCTAAAACAAAGATGTCCAGTGAGACATGCAAACTGGACCTTGGGTCTGTTCTGTGCACTAAACCATCCTTTTCAGGAACTGATTCTAGTACTGATTGATAGTTCTCCCCACAAAGGATAGCTGCCCCGGATTAAATACAAACAAGCCAAAGAAGAGAAgagtaaggaaaggagagggaaaccCCGGAGGCTATTTGCATTTAACCTGGGTACCTCGCTCTTGGGTTTATCGAACGCCTAGGGTGGGGCAGCAGGGGCCCTCCTGCCGTGGGTCACCCGTACTGTCACCGGCCATCGGCCCACGCCGCCAGCTGGCCTCGAGGTGGGGGCTTGTGCTGTTCCTCTGGCCTGGGCCCCGACTTTGAAAAGCTCGTGTATTAGGGCCAGGACCTCGGTTACCTTATCAGAATACGGCTCCTCGGTGAGATCGATGCCCTCGGCTCGCAGCTTGTTCTCAGTGAGCATCTCCAGATCCACCCCGCGGGCGCAGGAGGCCTTCCGGGTCAGAGCGGGGCCCAGCCGCACGCCGTGCTCCTGGAGGCTGGCACTCTCGGGCAGCTCCGACAGCCAGGGCGGCGGCCTGGCGCTCTGCGGGCTGCCCGGCTCCGGTCCCGGGGGAGGCCTGGGTGCCACCGGCGGTGGGTGACAGTTGCTGGGGCTGCCGGGGCTGCCCTTCTTAAGGGGCAGGCTGGGTGCATCGGGGCCAGGGATGCCAGTGGGACCAAGAGGGCCAGGATGCAGCCCGTTGGCGAGGCGCTCCCTGCTCTTCTTGGCAGGAACGGGAGGAGGCTGCGTGGGAGGTTTTGCCTGCGTTCTGGCCTCAGGGCCCCTCTGCTCAGCATCCACACCTTCTTTGGTGCCCGGAGGATGATACGTTCCTTCGAGTCCTTTCCTGTGACCCTCAAGAGGCGTCCTTGTTAAACTGTGTTTAACGGCGGGCAGTTGGGCATCACAGTTTTTGGGCAAACACGGAGGGGGTGATGTGCCCTGTGAAAAGGCCGCGATGGGGCCATCCAGTTTCTTAGTAGTCGTtttctgaggctcagaaaatCTCTTGCTTTGGGTCAGTAGCAGTGCATTGTCAACAGCAGAATCTCGTTTGGGGCTTTGAACCTTGGTGATGGAAGGGGTTGTCTTTTGTGGCACTTCGGGTACAGTCTGATGGGAGGGTTCTGTCACCTCGCCAGGCACATCTTTTTCGGCATCAGCCTCTCCTTGAAGGTCATCCAGGGAATGGGACCGGGGCCAAGCTTCCACAGTCTGGGGGCCCTCCAGGGTCTCACAGCTCCGGCAGATGGAAACCGGGAGGCTTCTTCGGTTTTTATTCAAATCAGCCACACATGGCGGATCACAGCCCTTGGCGGTGTGAGGGGTAAGACCACCGCCcagcctgctctcccctcccggcTTCAGTGCATCCGCTGACTTCAATAAAGGCAAGGTTGGGTAGTTGCCCAGCTGACTCCTGTTGAAAGACTTCAAGCTGGATTCCGCTGATGACTTGGCAGAGAGAAGGCCGGTTTTCCGAGTCTTACCTAACGAGACAAGGAAATATTTCACCATCACATCTTAAAAAGGGAATCAATCAAATTGACATCAAAGGTGTGCTAACGTGAttgaaatctcaaactcctacaGCCCATCATTGAATTACACTAAGGACATAAAATCACCACCGGGGGATGGAGAGTTACTGTggtcctgtttatttttaaaaagaattcttagTGGTATTACAGGACTCAGGGAGATGAAAGTTAATTGAGTTATGTGGAAAGAAAATATGCTGTGTCAGGCAGTAAAATAAATCTAGGCCTAATGTCTGTTCTTAGCTGCAGTCAGTGTGGAAGAAAGTCGCTCATCCACACCCCATTTAGGAATCGCACTGATGGGATTTCTGTAGAGTGAGTACAATTTCCTAAAGCCACGGTGGCAAAGGGGAGGTAGACTGAATTCTGGGACAAGCTCTGGGACAAGCTCTTTACATGGTAACCACTGCCTTCTCAAACCTTCCTTCAAGCTCTCCCCGCTTTGTGTTCTGTTCAGGTGTGTAAAATGAACGTTTCTCAGAGGCAGTCAGCCAGCCTTGGTACAAATGAGTAAACAAGCTCACGTGAGTATTTTGCCAGAGACAACCTGTAAGATACTGATATGGTACTAATTCCCAGTGATGCAACAGACCTGATTAAAATAAGCTGTCAGACTGACAACTGAGCTTATCAACCAGATACCGTCTACTTAGCTGACAGCTGTTGACTAGTATCAACTGCTACTGCTGCTTGATGAGCTTTACTGAGAATGtgccatctagggccagtgtgCTAAATGCTTcgttttcatcaaaaaaaaaaaatgcttttcacaCACGCTATCATTGACTGCCCTTTGTTACATTTTTGGTGAATACcactgtgaaggaaaaatactgcaaaccataccagtaaacaaagaatgccgaaaccaccaagtcatcagcggctgcccccACCcatgaagacaagcctgcagcccagcctctgcagccactcacaatggtgccctccgaggggactcagaataagaaaggacaggacattggccctagatagctaggtgcttgtcaaaggaatgaattgaatcaatttaaatgtttgcttcctcccatacatagaaaagcactagattcttttaacttgagatgcccagttttctttagataacaagtaatctttcattgttccaactacctggtctttgttgtaaagctcctatatatcctagctcctcccctacctcttcggagcagtcccccAGAGCGAtgtgagaggctgtcatcccggctcgagtcctcccgccaaataaaacataactctcaacttttaggctgagcatttatttcagttgacaccaTGTTTGTTTGGGCTTTGAACTGGGCTGGGGGAATACCCCAGACATAAAACACATAAGCCAAGTGATCTCAATACTCTAGGCCtatcaaaaaagataaaaatcttaaACCCACCACATGTTTGGAAGAGGCTGGCTCTAATCTCTGAAAAGCCACTATTGTGTAACTTCAGGTTTTCTTCCTCATCTACTGTTTCAGTAAACAtttctaattaaatattttaacttagaATTTTGACATCTCCCCATGAAGCAATCTCACTCTTTCAATAAATAAGCAGCAGACGGTGCTCTGATTTCcctgggaggggaagagagggtgtGGATAGTGCCAgctctaaaaaggaaagaatacttttaaggaaatgaaagaatcATTTCATTGATAAAAGCTCCACATGTATGCTGCGTAAGTGAagggaaaggaacaaagaggccTGGGGCACTGGGGTATCACAAGTGGTTTGTTTGGCCATTATCGGCAGAGGAAAAACCAGATTCCAAGATTTCACAGCTTTCTATCAAGCTCATTCTAATTGCAAACTGATAATATTAAATGAGCTGCATCAAGTATAAATCCAGACACTGAGAATGATGGATAAGAACCATCGCCTCCTCAATCAGACTTCACTCATCATCCCATCCTTTAGTTAAGACACAAGTCAACAAGTGAAGTATTTTGCTTTTGGCAAAGCAGGGTCATGGTCGAAGAGCTTTTGTCTTCCTGTATGTATGATAGTGTAGGTCTCAGACCCCGCCTCCTGTGTGTTAGCAACATGACAGGCTAACATTACCAGGTTATTTTTTCATTGTTACATGGAGATCATTAGCCCAGTGTTACTACTGAATATACTGACCGTGGTCCCATTTTTCAGTAATAGAAAAGTCATCACAGataaaatggaaaaggcaaaTACCTCTTCAGAAAGCATATCACATTGTACCTAAAGTTTAAAAACcagttaaaatagaaaattcttaAAACCACTTTAGTACAAACTTTAGAAATGtggctttccttctttttaactCTCAATGCAAACTATGTGCATAAACCCC from Camelus bactrianus isolate YW-2024 breed Bactrian camel chromosome 8, ASM4877302v1, whole genome shotgun sequence encodes the following:
- the SASH1 gene encoding SAM and SH3 domain-containing protein 1 isoform X7, with amino-acid sequence MMSREQSDDETEESVKFKRLHKLVNSTRRVRKKLIRVEEMKKPSTEGGDEQVFENSPVPDERSALYSGVHKKPFFFDASPEKPPEDDSDSLTTSPSSSSLDTWGAGRKLVKTFSKGESRGLIKPPRKMGTFFSYPEEDKAQKVSRSLTEGEMKKGLGSLSHGRTCSFGGFDLTNRSLHIGSNNSDPMSKEGDFVYKEVIKSPTASRISLGKKVKSVKETMRKRMSKKYSSSVSEQDSGLDGMPGSPPSSQPDSEHVDKPKLKAGGSVESLRSSLSGQSSMSGQTVSTTDSSTSNRESVKSEDGDDEEPPYRGPFCGRARVHTDFTPSPYDTDSLKLKKGDIIDIISKPPMGTWMGLLNNKVGTFKFIYVDVLNEEEEKPKRPTRRRRKGRPPQPKSVEDLLDRINLKEHMPTFLFNGYEDLDTFKLLEEEDLDELNIRDPEHRAVLLTAVELLQEYDSNSDQSGSQEKLLVDSQGLSGCSPRDSGCYESSENLENGKTRKTGLLSAKSSAESSLKSFNRSQLGNYPTLPLLKSADALKPGGESRLGGGLTPHTAKGCDPPCVADLNKNRRSLPVSICRSCETLEGPQTVEAWPRSHSLDDLQGEADAEKDVPGEVTEPSHQTVPEVPQKTTPSITKVQSPKRDSAVDNALLLTQSKRFSEPQKTTTKKLDGPIAAFSQGTSPPPCLPKNCDAQLPAVKHSLTRTPLEGHRKGLEGTYHPPGTKEGVDAEQRGPEARTQAKPPTQPPPVPAKKSRERLANGLHPGPLGPTGIPGPDAPSLPLKKGSPGSPSNCHPPPVAPRPPPGPEPGSPQSARPPPWLSELPESASLQEHGVRLGPALTRKASCARGVDLEMLTENKLRAEGIDLTEEPYSDKHGRCGIPEALVQRYAEDLDQPERDVATNMDQIRVKLLRKQHRMAIPSGGLTEICRKPLSPGCVSSVSDWLVSIGLPMYASALTEAGFSTLGQVPSLSHTCLQEAGITEERHISKLVSAARLFKLPPGPEAM
- the SASH1 gene encoding SAM and SH3 domain-containing protein 1 isoform X5; translated protein: MPKPSREQSDDETEESVKFKRLHKLVNSTRRVRKKLIRVEEMKKPSTEGGDEQVFENSPVPDERSALYSGVHKKPFFFDASPEKPPEDDSDSLTTSPSSSSLDTWGAGRKLVKTFSKGESRGLIKPPRKMGTFFSYPEEDKAQKVSRSLTEGEMKKGLGSLSHGRTCSFGGFDLTNRSLHIGSNNSDPMSKEGDFVYKEVIKSPTASRISLGKKVKSVKETMRKRMSKKYSSSVSEQDSGLDGMPGSPPSSQPDSEHVDKPKLKAGGSVESLRSSLSGQSSMSGQTVSTTDSSTSNRESVKSEDGDDEEPPYRGPFCGRARVHTDFTPSPYDTDSLKLKKGDIIDIISKPPMGTWMGLLNNKVGTFKFIYVDVLNEEEEKPKRPTRRRRKGRPPQPKSVEDLLDRINLKEHMPTFLFNGYEDLDTFKLLEEEDLDELNIRDPEHRAVLLTAVELLQEYDSNSDQSGSQEKLLVDSQGLSGCSPRDSGCYESSENLENGKTRKTGLLSAKSSAESSLKSFNRSQLGNYPTLPLLKSADALKPGGESRLGGGLTPHTAKGCDPPCVADLNKNRRSLPVSICRSCETLEGPQTVEAWPRSHSLDDLQGEADAEKDVPGEVTEPSHQTVPEVPQKTTPSITKVQSPKRDSAVDNALLLTQSKRFSEPQKTTTKKLDGPIAAFSQGTSPPPCLPKNCDAQLPAVKHSLTRTPLEGHRKGLEGTYHPPGTKEGVDAEQRGPEARTQAKPPTQPPPVPAKKSRERLANGLHPGPLGPTGIPGPDAPSLPLKKGSPGSPSNCHPPPVAPRPPPGPEPGSPQSARPPPWLSELPESASLQEHGVRLGPALTRKASCARGVDLEMLTENKLRAEGIDLTEEPYSDKHGRCGIPEALVQRYAEDLDQPERDVATNMDQIRVKLLRKQHRMAIPSGGLTEICRKPLSPGCVSSVSDWLVSIGLPMYASALTEAGFSTLGQVPSLSHTCLQEAGITEERHISKLVSAARLFKLPPGPEAM
- the SASH1 gene encoding SAM and SH3 domain-containing protein 1 isoform X8 — its product is MKKPSTEGGDEQVFENSPVPDERSALYSGVHKKPFFFDASPEKPPEDDSDSLTTSPSSSSLDTWGAGRKLVKTFSKGESRGLIKPPRKMGTFFSYPEEDKAQKVSRSLTEGEMKKGLGSLSHGRTCSFGGFDLTNRSLHIGSNNSDPMSKEGDFVYKEVIKSPTASRISLGKKVKSVKETMRKRMSKKYSSSVSEQDSGLDGMPGSPPSSQPDSEHVDKPKLKAGGSVESLRSSLSGQSSMSGQTVSTTDSSTSNRESVKSEDGDDEEPPYRGPFCGRARVHTDFTPSPYDTDSLKLKKGDIIDIISKPPMGTWMGLLNNKVGTFKFIYVDVLNEEEEKPKRPTRRRRKGRPPQPKSVEDLLDRINLKEHMPTFLFNGYEDLDTFKLLEEEDLDELNIRDPEHRAVLLTAVELLQEYDSNSDQSGSQEKLLVDSQGLSGCSPRDSGCYESSENLENGKTRKTGLLSAKSSAESSLKSFNRSQLGNYPTLPLLKSADALKPGGESRLGGGLTPHTAKGCDPPCVADLNKNRRSLPVSICRSCETLEGPQTVEAWPRSHSLDDLQGEADAEKDVPGEVTEPSHQTVPEVPQKTTPSITKVQSPKRDSAVDNALLLTQSKRFSEPQKTTTKKLDGPIAAFSQGTSPPPCLPKNCDAQLPAVKHSLTRTPLEGHRKGLEGTYHPPGTKEGVDAEQRGPEARTQAKPPTQPPPVPAKKSRERLANGLHPGPLGPTGIPGPDAPSLPLKKGSPGSPSNCHPPPVAPRPPPGPEPGSPQSARPPPWLSELPESASLQEHGVRLGPALTRKASCARGVDLEMLTENKLRAEGIDLTEEPYSDKHGRCGIPEALVQRYAEDLDQPERDVATNMDQIRVKLLRKQHRMAIPSGGLTEICRKPLSPGCVSSVSDWLVSIGLPMYASALTEAGFSTLGQVPSLSHTCLQEAGITEERHISKLVSAARLFKLPPGPEAM
- the SASH1 gene encoding SAM and SH3 domain-containing protein 1 isoform X6; this encodes MAEKSREQSDDETEESVKFKRLHKLVNSTRRVRKKLIRVEEMKKPSTEGGDEQVFENSPVPDERSALYSGVHKKPFFFDASPEKPPEDDSDSLTTSPSSSSLDTWGAGRKLVKTFSKGESRGLIKPPRKMGTFFSYPEEDKAQKVSRSLTEGEMKKGLGSLSHGRTCSFGGFDLTNRSLHIGSNNSDPMSKEGDFVYKEVIKSPTASRISLGKKVKSVKETMRKRMSKKYSSSVSEQDSGLDGMPGSPPSSQPDSEHVDKPKLKAGGSVESLRSSLSGQSSMSGQTVSTTDSSTSNRESVKSEDGDDEEPPYRGPFCGRARVHTDFTPSPYDTDSLKLKKGDIIDIISKPPMGTWMGLLNNKVGTFKFIYVDVLNEEEEKPKRPTRRRRKGRPPQPKSVEDLLDRINLKEHMPTFLFNGYEDLDTFKLLEEEDLDELNIRDPEHRAVLLTAVELLQEYDSNSDQSGSQEKLLVDSQGLSGCSPRDSGCYESSENLENGKTRKTGLLSAKSSAESSLKSFNRSQLGNYPTLPLLKSADALKPGGESRLGGGLTPHTAKGCDPPCVADLNKNRRSLPVSICRSCETLEGPQTVEAWPRSHSLDDLQGEADAEKDVPGEVTEPSHQTVPEVPQKTTPSITKVQSPKRDSAVDNALLLTQSKRFSEPQKTTTKKLDGPIAAFSQGTSPPPCLPKNCDAQLPAVKHSLTRTPLEGHRKGLEGTYHPPGTKEGVDAEQRGPEARTQAKPPTQPPPVPAKKSRERLANGLHPGPLGPTGIPGPDAPSLPLKKGSPGSPSNCHPPPVAPRPPPGPEPGSPQSARPPPWLSELPESASLQEHGVRLGPALTRKASCARGVDLEMLTENKLRAEGIDLTEEPYSDKHGRCGIPEALVQRYAEDLDQPERDVATNMDQIRVKLLRKQHRMAIPSGGLTEICRKPLSPGCVSSVSDWLVSIGLPMYASALTEAGFSTLGQVPSLSHTCLQEAGITEERHISKLVSAARLFKLPPGPEAM